The Deltaproteobacteria bacterium genome includes the window AATAATATATGTCAAGAAAAAAATGATATTTACATGCCTACAAAATTCATGCCAAAATTAATCCATTTTATTGATTTTTAATAACTTTTCAGCAAAAAGTAGAAGGAAAACCCGCCTGAAAAATTCGATATAGGCCCTGAAAATGCCCATTTCTGAGGTATTAACAATGAATAATCAACAAGTTGACTTGGCCCGACCCTCTTTTCCGGTTGGAGTGAATCTTGCTGGCCCGGTTGCGGGTGAAACGCGGGTTACCCTCTCTTTCAAATGAAAATCATCAATCCTTTGCGCTGGCCAAACACCACATTAGTAGGTGAAGTCAACTTAACTAAATACGTACTTTTATTATGAGTAGTCTCCCCCTTGCTCTTGCCAATTCCTCTCGGGGCATACGGATATCGTTCCTCCAATCCCTCCCACACATGGCTCTCACAAAGCAAGAACCGGGGCTTGGAATAATCAGTTTTCGACGGCGGGGCGCAGGTCATGTCCACAAAATTAATGGGCCTGAATGCAGCTCCACCGCAGACCTCCCAGATGAAATCAAGGATGAAGGTGAGCACATTTCCCGTCACGCCAGCGGCGTGCCTGCGTGGGCAGGATGTCCCGTCTTCATCGCGATTAGCGAGCAAACTACGAATAAATTGACCGGATCAATGAAACAGCTACTGGGGTTCCCTCACAGCCATTCTTCTTTGATATCGACGGCAGAGGTATCCTCCATACGGATGATCCTGGCTCGTCCAAAGACCTGGGGTAGAAAATTGCGGACAGAATAATGCACCGTCTCGATCTTACCCTTGTAGAAACGGGCATCGGCCTCACCGCAATTTCCTTCCTTGATTTTTTTTTCGGCGATCAGGCCCTGGTCGAGCAGCAGATGGGCGATGGCCACCTCGGCCATGGAGTCCAGAAAGCGGGTGGCCGTCAGGGGGATCAGGACCATTTTCCCCTCCTGGACACAGCGGGCATAATACAGGCTGATCTCCACCAGGGTTTCCAGGGCCTCTTCCAGAAGACCCATATCCGCAGAAAAGGTCGGGTTCGCTTTATAATCCTGGACAAATTGCTTCACTTCGTTGATCCAGTCCTGGAATACTTTACCCCCTTCCAGGTTCAACTTCCGGCCGATAAGATCAATGGACTGGATGTAATTGGTCCCGTCCCAGATGGAAAGGATCTTGCAATCCCGGGTGTATTGCTCCACCGGGTACTCCTTGGTAAAGCCGTATCCTCCCAGGATTTGTATCCCCTCCCGGCCCATTTCAAAAATCCGGTCCGAACAGTAGGCCTTGACCAGGGGCGTCAACAGTTCCATCCGGCCCCGGGCCTTTTTCCGTTCCTCTTCCGAGGGAGAGGAACGGACTAAATCTTCCATGAAATAGGCCTGGTAAACCAGTGCCCGCATCCCCTCGGTCAGGGCCTTTAGATTCATGAGCATGCGCCGTACATCGGCATGCTCCACGATCCGTGCCCGGCCCCCCTTTTTCCCGAAAGGCACACCCTGGACCCGCTCTTTGGCATAGGCCAGGACATTGGCGTAAATGTTGGCCCCGAAGGCCACGGCCTCGAGACCCACGGCCGTTCGGGCCAGGTTGACCATGTCGAACATGTAGGCCAGGCCCATGCCCGGCTGGCCGATCAGATGGGCCCGGCACTTGCCGTTTTCTCCGAAGTTCATGACGCAGGTGGCCGAACCGCTCAACCCCATCTTATGCTCGATGCCGATACAGGCCACGTCATTGGGGTCTCCAAGGGAACCGTCTTCATTGACCCAGATCTTGGGCACGGCAAAGAGAGACACCCCCTTGGCCCCTTCCGGCGCCCCTTCGATGCGGGCGATCACTAAATGGATGATGTTCTCCACCAGATTATGTTCTCCGGAGGTTATAAATATTTTTGTCCCTTGAATTCGAAAGGTATCACCATCCGGGACGGCCTTGACGGTCACCATGTGGGCATCGGACCCTACCCCCGGCTCGGTCAGACACATGCTTCCGCACCAGGTGCCGTTGTACATCTTTTTGACGAACATCTCCCTTTGCTTATCATTCCCGTAACGTTCGATCATCCCGCCGTTGCCCACCCCCATGCCGGAGTAACAACAGAAGGCAAAGTTGGCGCTCATCATGAACTCGGAAGCCGCCTCGGCAATGACCAGGGGAAGCCCCTGTCCGTCGAATTCCGGGTTGACGGCCAAGCCGAACCAGCCCCCTTCCTTGAAGACCTCCCAGCAACGGTGAAAAGATTCGGGCACCGAAACCTGTCCGTTTTCAAATCGGGCACCTATCCGATCCCCGTCCTGAAAGGTGGGGGCCAGTTCATTGGCCGCGATCTTCTGGGCCTGGTCCAGGATCATCTCGAAATCGTCTATCGAAAAATCCTTGTAGGCCTCAAATTCCAGCAAACGTTCGACACCAAGTTGTTCCTTTAAGACGAAGCGCACATCCCGGTCATTCCGCTTATAAAAATTCTGTCCCATAGAAAAACCTCCCTATCCGAATTGATGAAAAAATGTTTAAGCCAGGATTAACAGGATTCGCATGTAAAGGCGTAACACTCTTTAGGCACGGGTCTGGCTAAGCCTGACACACGGATTTCACGGCACTTTTTCCCTGTTCAAGATATCGGGCTTCCGATATCTTGAACACCCTGTCCGCCTGTGGTGGATGGAGGGTATCCATCAATCCCGGATTTTTTCTTCCTGGCACAGCTTTATCAGTCGCTCATCCATCTTCCCGGCATGAAAATCCAGGTACCACTCATCACCGATATAGGTGCTAGGAAACAATCGATTCCGGCATCTCCACAACCTTTGCCCTCAGGTACTCACCGAGAGTTTTGGCCTGGGGATCCAGTCTGACCGATGCCGCCACCCCGTCTCCGAGAACCCCTTTGATATAGAAGTTCAACGCCAATAAATTGGGAAAGTCATAGCGCTCGACCTCATAGGGCCGTATATCCTTGAGGAGTTCCTTTAAACGGTGGGTGGTCAAAAAATGAAACAGGAAGGCAAAGGCCTCTGGCGTCTTGGCCCAGACCCCGAGATTGGCGTTTCCCCCCTTATCGCCGGAGCGGGTGGCGAAAACACGGCCCAAGGGCATCCGGATGGTTTTGCCCTGGGGTGGGGGTGGAGGGCTTATAGGAAGCCCCTTAGCAAAGGGAGTAAAGGGTTCGACCGAAAAGGATTCAACGATGGTCTCCCGGTCTTCCACAACCACTTTTTGTTTGATCTGATTGGCCGAAATCAGGCTCGGCCAATGGCTGATGA containing:
- a CDS encoding acyl-CoA dehydrogenase; the protein is MGQNFYKRNDRDVRFVLKEQLGVERLLEFEAYKDFSIDDFEMILDQAQKIAANELAPTFQDGDRIGARFENGQVSVPESFHRCWEVFKEGGWFGLAVNPEFDGQGLPLVIAEAASEFMMSANFAFCCYSGMGVGNGGMIERYGNDKQREMFVKKMYNGTWCGSMCLTEPGVGSDAHMVTVKAVPDGDTFRIQGTKIFITSGEHNLVENIIHLVIARIEGAPEGAKGVSLFAVPKIWVNEDGSLGDPNDVACIGIEHKMGLSGSATCVMNFGENGKCRAHLIGQPGMGLAYMFDMVNLARTAVGLEAVAFGANIYANVLAYAKERVQGVPFGKKGGRARIVEHADVRRMLMNLKALTEGMRALVYQAYFMEDLVRSSPSEEERKKARGRMELLTPLVKAYCSDRIFEMGREGIQILGGYGFTKEYPVEQYTRDCKILSIWDGTNYIQSIDLIGRKLNLEGGKVFQDWINEVKQFVQDYKANPTFSADMGLLEEALETLVEISLYYARCVQEGKMVLIPLTATRFLDSMAEVAIAHLLLDQGLIAEKKIKEGNCGEADARFYKGKIETVHYSVRNFLPQVFGRARIIRMEDTSAVDIKEEWL